Below is a genomic region from bacterium.
CCGTTCGCATCGACGTCGATCCGCCGGAGCCTCCGGTTCCGGACGACTGTGTTGCACGGTCCTACAGCCGCTCTGGCAGATTCGTCATTGAGGCGCTGAATCGCGCCACACACCGGGTGGCCGCGGAGGCCGCAAGTCCGAGCGTTGTTCGGGAGCGCGGAGTCGTCGTCGATCTTTCGGCACACGGTCGTGCTGACGCTGATGTGGTCGTCCGGGGTGCAAGGCGGCCAAGAGATCCCGCCACTGAGACGGCTCCGGGCGCCCAGTGACGGTCGGGAGGCGCGGAGGGTAGGGCTTGACCTATCCCCGACGGCGATCGTTCCGCCGCTTGAGGACTCTGAGGTGAGCGATCCTCGCCTTCGCGTGCGGAGTCTCGCCCATTGGGACGGACTTCGGCGGATCTTGACACTCTGATGCAGGTCCCTGCCCACCGGCCTCCACTCGCCATCGCGCTGTCTCGGTCTTTCGTGCGTCCCTGGGCACTTGCGTCCGTGGAACACCAGCTCCTGACGCTGCTCGGCACTGTCAACAGATAGAGAACTAGCATGTACCTGCCCCGCGAGGGGCAACGAAGCCACAGCAGCAGCCGAGGGTGGTCAGGCTCGTCGAGCCCCCGCGACCATCGGGGATATAGGCCATGATGTCCGCAGCCTTCGCCCGCACATGCCCGCGCCAAGGCCACATCGCGGCGACGCGAGGGCTCTGCGCTCATGCGTCAGTGGCGGCGCCGATGCGAGAGCAGCGCCCAGAGACGCGCTCGGTACCGAGCCGAGCCCCTCGAACCGGGACACGTATACCCCATGAATTTTCGGGCGCGAAGCGACTGGGCTAGCCGGAGGCGCCGGCTTTTCGGGCCTTCCATGGCACGCGCGTCGACGCCTTGCTTCCGCAGGTCGGACACCGCCAGCCGCCGGCCTTGATGGCACTGCCTGCCCAGATCACGAGCCACAGGCCTGCGGTCAGGACTGTCAGGATCAGGTGCAGGATGTGATTCGTGCCCGCGCGGCGCACCATGACGCGCTTCTCGCAGTAGCCGCAGTAGCCGCCGGTCTCGTCGTAGCTGGCCACCCCACCTACCTCCGATGAGCCTGGCTGCGCGAAGGGCGGGCCACGCGCCCGGCGACCTCCCAGCAGAGGGTGCGCGCGACGACGTACGGGTACTGCGTCATGGTCAACTTGGCCTGGACCAACGCGGCCCATCGGCCCTGTGCGCTTTCTATGGCGGCTCTGACTGCGTCGCGCTCGCTCGCTCGTGGCGTCACCGGGATCAGGCCGAAGACTGCGGTCTCGCACTTCTCCCCGGAGACCTCAGGACCCATTTCCCAGCCGACCAGCGATCTCTCCGACTGAATCGCTTCCGCGATCGATTGGCCTGGCGCAATCTTGGCAATCTCCATGGGACCGGTAACGCAGCCCAGAGTCACGAATCCAACAGCTGCGGCGACTGTTGCGCGGATCTTCACGACTAAACCCTCCCAATGAGCGCGAATCGCGCCCTGTCAGCGTCGAGGGAATGATCGGATTTGCAGACAACTGTCTGTAGTACAATTGTCGGCGGCCCGGAACGCTTTGAGCAATGTCCTCAGGGCGGCTACAGAAGCGATTTGGCGTGGTGATTAGGCGGCGACGAGAGGTCGCTGGACTCAGCCAAGAGGGGCTCGCAGACGCGGCGGGGCTCCACCGCACGTACATCAGCCTGCTGGAGCGCGGGCAGCGGAATCCCTCGCTGGAGGTGATCGCGGCGCTGGCGGAGGGGCTCGAAACCACGATGGCGTCGCTGGTGAGCGAGGTGGAGTAGGGCGCATCAGTTGTACCGGCTGAGGCGGTGGAGGACGTGATTCCTCGGAAGGCGCCAGCTCTCGTGGACCATGAGAGGCAAAGCTACCTCGGCAGGAGCCGGTTCTCGGCTGCCTTGTCGGGGCGCCCATCTGGGGCCGCTGTGACCGACGTCGTCATACCCCGCTGGTAGATGTTGGAACCAGATGGGGACGGGGCACTCTCCGTGTCAGCGGACCGGCTGTGCGCCCTTGGATCGAAGCAGCTCTCCCGGGGAGCCGGCTCACGAGATACGGCGTTCTATTTGTCGCAACTCTCACGCTAAGTGCTTGCCATTGCGTAGAAAATCTATCGCGGGTAGGATACGCAAACCCCCCGTAGAGCAATCGTGAGCAAGGCCCAGTCATGCAGCTTGAGGCGGGAACGGTCGCCAGCCTTCGACGTGCGCTCGGCACTACTGCCTACACCTCCGGCAGCACGCACAACTTCTACCACTACCCGGCCCGCTTCCACCCCGAAGTAGCGCGAGAGGTCATCTCGACGTTTTCGCGCCGTGGAAGCTGGATCCTGGATCCGTTCATGGGTGGCGGCACAAGTGTCGTCGAAGGACTGGCTCTCGGCCGTCGCGTCGTCGGCGTCGACATCAACTCTCTGGCCCACTTCGTGGCCGACGTACGCACTCGTCCTCTGTCAGAAGCTGACGCAGAGGCGATCCGTGATTGGGCGCACGAAGCTGCGGAGACGCTGACCGATTCTGATTTGTCTTGGGTAGAACGGCTCGATGCTCGCAACCTTCCGCGCGCGACAGAGCTCTTCATCTCCGGCGCGCTCGCGCTTGCCGAGGACATGCTCCCGCGTCGAACAGAATTCGCTCGAGCCGTACTCCTCCGTCTGGGGCAGTGGGCCCTCGACTGCCGCGATTTTCAGGCTCCGAGGCGGTCTCAGCTCGCCGAACGCCTTCCGATGTATGCCGAAGAAATGCTCCAGGGCATGCAGAACCTCGTCGAGTCTTGCCGGGATTCCGGTGTTGCGAAGAACCAGATCACTTCCCGAAGAGTGTTGCTGAACCGAAGCGCCGTCGACCTTCACCGCGACGATCGCGTCGCGGAAATTCGAGGCAAACCGCGGCTTGTCTTCACCTCTCCTCCGTATCCTGCTGTCCACGTGCTCTACCATCGATGGCAATACCGCGGGCGGAAGGAAACGGATGCGCCCTATCGAATCGCGAACGTCACCGACGGATCGGGAACCTCGTACTACTGCGGTGGCAGCCGAACCCCAACTGGACTCCGCAACTACTTCTCCATGATCGCGGACGCCTTCTCCTCGGTCGCGCGCGTGATGCATCGCGACGGGCTAGTCGTTCAGATCGTCGGCTTCTCTGATATCCAGATGCAGCTGCCCCGCTACATCTCGGCTATGGACGATGCCGGCTTCGAAGAGGTCCGCCCGAACGGACCGGGATCCCACCGCCTGCGCCGCCGCGTCGCGAATCGCAAGTGGTACGCGAAGCTCCAGGGCAACGTCGACGCCTCGACGGAACTGCTGCTTCTGCACCGACTTCGCCGCTAGGCCCATCTCGCGCGATGTGGATGAGGGTGTGCGAGGCGTGGCCGCGCGCGTCGATTCCCCTAGGGGATTTCGCGCCCCCATAAAATACAGGGGAGCTCTTGACTCCCTGTATCGTGCCTCTACTCTACGAGCATGACGACAGTACAGACAGCTCGGGGGATCGTGGCCGATGCCGAGAAGGCGTTGCGCGATCTCATTCAGCAACAGATCGACGAGCACCGGTACACGGAACTCCCGGAGCTGGCACGCCTCGCAGACGGGGTGGCCCGGCTCCTCCGCGGCGATGCCCCGGCAGTCCAGTCCGAGCCGCGCGTCGCAGTGGAGCGGGCACCCGGCGCCGCGCAGCCAGCGAAGCGAACCGCCACGAAGCGGCATTCGGCCAAGGCAGCGAAGAAGGCGGACTACCCGAAGTTCACTCGCGATGGCGACAGGCTGATCAAGATCGGCTGGTCGAAGAAGGCCCGCGAGGAGTACGAACACCGGACGCCGCGCGACGCTGCACGGGCGTTCTGGCGGCACCTCGCAACAAGCACCACGAGCGGAAAGCTGTTCACTATTGAAGAGCTGCTGCCGGTGCCGGACGCCTCGGGCGGCGACGTGCCCGGTTACCAGGTCTACATGACTCTCGCCTGGCTTCGGAAGGCGGGGCTCATCGAGAAGCGTGGTCGAGAGGGCTACCTCGTGACTGCTCCCGACCTGAGCGACCAGAAGTTCGACGCGCTGTGGGATGAAATCCCTGCGCGAGTTGAGGGGAAGCAGTAATGGCTATTCGAACCGCAGACGAGCTCTTCAGCAGACTCTCCAAGGCGCGCGAGGTCAGCGAGGTCGAGGTGATCCTCAAGGAGATCGGCGATTCGGGGACCGTCGGTCTCAACGAGACGTTCGGACCTCTCGGGTGCAAGTGGGTGCCGTACGGGGCAACCGACTCGAACGCATCCACGATCGGTCTCGGGTCGAAGCCCGGACGCAGCCTCACCGAGCGGATTACGAACGCGATGGACGCGGTTCTGGAATTGAAGCATCACGAATCGGGCAGTTCGAGCCCGTCGCGACCGTTCGAGGCGGCTGCCGATTGGTTTGGCCGGCCGGCCTCGGGCGCTCGGGAGGGCTTGTTCCAGGTCGAATCGAAGGAAGGCGATCTCAGCCGGCACATCGGGGTGATCCTCTCGGACAGCGGCGTCGCCGGCTCGCCTACGATCGACGTCGTGGATGACGGGATCGGGCTCACTGCCGACGAGATGCCGTCGACCATCCTCAGTCTCCAGAAGGGCAACAAGATCAAGAAGCCGTACCTGATTGGCGCCTTCGGCCAGGGGGGCGCCTCCACCCTCGCTTTCTGCAAGTACGCTGTCTTCTTCTCGCGAGACCACGAATCACCCGATCGCGTCGCCTTTACGATCGCCAGGCTGATGGACCCGGGGGAGGAATACGATCTCGACGTTTACGTGTACCTCACCATTCACGGGAAGGTCCCCAGTATTGATGCGCCGAGCGGCGACCTCAGCCTTTATGACGACGCCGGGCTCAAGCGTCCGCCGCGTCTACAGCACGGGACGATCGTGCGTCATATCGCTTACGAGCTCCCCAGTCTCGACAAGACGCTTCAAGCGTCCCCTGGCAATCTGTATCACTACCTACACCTGTCCCTCTTCGATTCGCTGCTTCCCTTCCGTGTGATGGACATCCGGGAAGGCCGAACCAAGGACGAGCGGGTGGGTGGTAGCCGCAACCGGCTCATGAAGTACGTGGACAAGTCGGACGGATCCGAAGAGGAAGACGACAGCCGCATCTCCGTGATTCATCACAACGAGATGGAGTACATCGTCCCCCTGGCCAGCAAGGAGCCCTCCATCGGCGTCGAGTACTGGGTCCTCGAGGCGAAGCGGAAGAATAAGGGCGAGCTGAAGCTGCGGTCCAGCTCGAGCGATCTGTTCGTCAATCGGGCAAAGCCCATCGTGGCAACGGTGAACGGCCAAAATCAAGGCGAGCTGCCGGCGAAGTTCATCAAGGATCTCGGTCTGGGCATGGTGTCGAAGCACATTGTCATCCATCTCGATGCCAGTCGTACCTGCCGAGCCACGCGACGCGAACTCTTCTCGACGACCCGCGAGGATTTCAAGGAGAGAGGCGAGCTGAAGAACCTCGAGGACACGCTCGCCAAGATCCTGAGCGACGACCCTCGCCTGGCAGAGATCGAAGAACAGCTCACGAATCGGTTCGTTGATCGCGAGTCGAAGGAGACCAACAAGAAGGTCAAGCGCCAGATCACCAGTCTGCTTCGTGACGCGGGCTTCACTCGGACCGTGGAGGGTGAAGGCAGCGAAGGATCCACGGTCGTCACGGATGGTAGCGGTGGCGGAGGATCGGGCTCCGACGAGCCCACGAGGCCCAGGCCCCGAACGCCGCGCCGGCCCATTACGCCGCTCCCGACGTTGCCGTTTCCCGACGTCACGAAGTGGGATATCGCCGCACCGAAGGACAAGGTCCGTTTGCCGCTCAATGGCCGGGCCCTTCTCCGCATCGAGACCGACGCTGATTGGAAATTCGACCAGAAGAAGTTGATCAGCCTCGAGTTCGATCCCGCGCGGGTCGAGGTCGCGTCAGTCTCCCAGCTCAAAGGCGGCCGAAAGCAGTGGCGCCTGCGTCCAGTTGCGGACTCGAAGGTGGGCGATGTTGGCACCGTTACTGCCGTACTCCGCACGCCGAACGGCGGCGAGCTACGAACGGCGATCCAGTACGAGATCCTACCGCCGCGCACCGCCGGCGATAAGGCGAGTCGCGGCCTCATTCCCGACTTCGATGTCCTCGCGATAAGCCCTGACAGCGACGACGACATCGAGACGTGGAACGAATTGTGGCCTCAGCACGAAGACGCCTCCCGTGAGAAGAAATCGGAGGTCGCATACAAGGTCCTGAAAGCGAAGGACAAGACCATCGTCTACTACTCGACGGCCTACGAACCATACCAGCATGCCGTCGAGCGGATTAAGTCGAAGTCGAAGGCCGCTGCCGAGCTGTTCGAGGAGAACTACCAGGTCTGGATCGGATATCACGCGATCCTGCAGCTGAAAGACGACCAAGCGGCGGACGACGCGGAAGCTGAGAAACTCGAAGCCGAACGGTGTCGTGTCGCCCAGGTGCAGGTGCGGGTGGCTAGTCAGCTGGCGGAGCTTCAGCGAAAGGTTGCGCGCGCGGACGACTGATCGGAAACGCGAAGGGCCGCGTTCTGCCGACGATCTAGAAGGCCATCCGGCCTTGTCGAGCACCGTCACAAATGAGGAATTCTGAATGGCTACGCCCGATCCCGATCCCGATGCTGAGATGCGAGAAGAGGCGAGAGCTTCTCTGATCCGAATTCAGCAATTCGATCCCGAATCGCTGCCCCGGGAGAATGTGCTCGGCAGCAGTTTTCATTTCCGAGACGCGGTTGCGCCAGCAAGACGCCTCATCGAACTATACGAGCGCCTTGCGCCGTCCGCGTTGGACGATCTTCCTCTGCAACAGCTTCAGCAGATTCGAGATCAAGCGAATCAGGACTACCAAAGGATCGACGAAATCCTCGAGTTTGATCCCAAGGAAGCGAATGCCACCGCGCTCCACCAACAGTGCGTCAACAATCTGATAGGCGCGTATCAGCCGACGTTCGCGCTGCTTCATCCATTCATCTCATACTCACTTCACAAGACGGCTGACTTTAATCGACTGGAAGGCGAGGCCCGCGCGACCCTTCAGGCCATCAGAGACCAAGCAGATGAGATCACGCAGGCCCTTGAGAAGGACAAGGTAGCGGCAGAGCAAGTACTTCAAGATGTGCGCAAGGTCGCGGCGGAGCGCGGCGTGACGCAGCAAGCCATCTATTTTCAAGAGTCGGCAGACAAGCACGACGAAAGATCCGACGAATGGCAAACGCGGACCGTTAGGGTCGCGATGGGTCTCGGTCTGTACGCATTCGCGACCCTCTTCTTCCATAAATGGGAGTGGCTCGCGCCGACGGATACCTATCAGGCAATCCAGATGGCCGTAAGCAAGATCCTCGTCTTCGCAACGATTTCCTACATGCTTTACCTGTGCGCGAAGAACATGCTGTCCCACAAGCACAACGCCATCGTCGACCGCCACAGGCAGAACGCGCTCATGACCTACAAGGCAATCGTGGAGGCGGCCGGCGAGACTCCCAATCGCGAAGTCATTCTTGTTCAAGCCGCCGCCTGCATTTTTGGACCGCAAGGAACCGGGTACGCTCAAGACTCCGCGCCCCCACCTCCAGGAGCGCATTCGGTGGTTGAATTCTTGTCGCAACCGCTGAGGGGAGGGGGCGACTAGAAGGAGCAGCCCTTTGGCTATCCAGTTTTCAGTCGAGTCGATTTACCAGGCGCTTGGTGAGTACATGGTCTGCTTCCAGTGGCTCGAGAACCAAATTTCTCAGTTGGCCATCCAGGTTCTCGATCCGGAGCACACCGGGAGGGCAGATGCTTTCGTAATCGGCCGATCCTTCCGCGATCTTGTCCGCTCGACTGATCTCGCGTTCGCGCGGCATGTAGACCTAGTCGACGTAGACAATGCATCAGAGCACAAGGCCAAGTTTCATGCCCTTATGAAGCGGTGTGAGGCCGTGAGTCAATCACGAAACCGACTCGTCCACTCGACATATCTTCACGTTGAAGCGGGAGGAGAGCTCCAAACGATCCTGCGGTCAAAGCCGGGAGTCAGGACCGGCGGAGCCCAGGGTCCTCGCGTCGAGTTCGACAGGGCAGAGCTGTCCGAAAGCTCATTTCAAGAGCACATTCGCGGAGCAGCGGACTGTGGCTTTGAGGTAGGTCAAGCACGCGTCCAGATCGTGCATTGGCTCGGCCGCGCCTAGCGACTGCAGGCGGCGTGCCGCTCGGTGTGGCTGTAGAGGGACGAAACTACCTGTTGATAATTAGAGCCTGATAGTGACTACGCGGCGGAGAACAGGAACGGGAACTCAGAGGCGCAGTTCGCGCGAATGCGGGAATAGAGAGCGGCTGCGTCTTGTCCTTCGTCGTGGGTTGCAAGTGTGAGGTAGTAGTTCTCTCCCTCATGCTTGCCGAAGATGATCCACTCGCCCGTCGCACCCTTTCTTACGCGGTCTTCCCAGCCCCCAATAACCATCCTCTGCGTCAGCGCCCCGATCCAGTGATCAGGGTCGTCACCGTGCTCGCTCGCAACGTCTGCCAACAGATTGTCTAAGGCTTGATTGCCGCCTTGGCCGAGACCCCATCGGTCCCCGAGATTGCGGAGCATGTGCCGAGCTGCGGCATAGTGCTTGTGGTAGAGCGAGTCCATCGGACTTCTGAGGAAACGGCTGGCCGGCTTCGTAAGCGTAGGCCGAGAGGGGTTCTCGAGGTGTTCGATCTCGTCGAGAACGGGGAAGTAGTCGAGCTGATTCTC
It encodes:
- a CDS encoding helix-turn-helix domain-containing protein, with amino-acid sequence MSSGRLQKRFGVVIRRRREVAGLSQEGLADAAGLHRTYISLLERGQRNPSLEVIAALAEGLETTMASLVSEVE
- a CDS encoding DNA methyltransferase encodes the protein MQLEAGTVASLRRALGTTAYTSGSTHNFYHYPARFHPEVAREVISTFSRRGSWILDPFMGGGTSVVEGLALGRRVVGVDINSLAHFVADVRTRPLSEADAEAIRDWAHEAAETLTDSDLSWVERLDARNLPRATELFISGALALAEDMLPRRTEFARAVLLRLGQWALDCRDFQAPRRSQLAERLPMYAEEMLQGMQNLVESCRDSGVAKNQITSRRVLLNRSAVDLHRDDRVAEIRGKPRLVFTSPPYPAVHVLYHRWQYRGRKETDAPYRIANVTDGSGTSYYCGGSRTPTGLRNYFSMIADAFSSVARVMHRDGLVVQIVGFSDIQMQLPRYISAMDDAGFEEVRPNGPGSHRLRRRVANRKWYAKLQGNVDASTELLLLHRLRR